A genomic window from Punica granatum isolate Tunisia-2019 chromosome 2, ASM765513v2, whole genome shotgun sequence includes:
- the LOC116194525 gene encoding transcription factor SCREAM2-like has product MVSREHQRSSASALHEKLQLLRSVTHSHAANKTSILVDASKYIEELKQKVERLNQDMEEFAESSSEQSSLPMVTVETLEKGFLINVFSDKSCPGLLVSILEAFEELNLNVLEARVSCTESFRLQAVGGESEDQQGETIGAQVVKQAVVQSIKKWSEGNDN; this is encoded by the exons atggtGTCAAGGGAGCACCAGAGATCATCAGCATCAGCACTGCATGAGAAGCTTCAGCTCCTTCGTTCTGTTACTCACTCTCATGCA GCAAACAAGACTTCAATCCTAGTGGATGCATCGAAGTACATCGAAGAGTTGAAACAAAAAGTGGAAAGATTAAATCAAGATATGGAAGAATTTGCAGAGAGTTCTAGCGAACAATCGTCGTTGCCCATG GTAACGGTAGAAACCCTAGAGAAAGGCTTCCTGATCAACGTATTCTCGGATAAGAGCTGCCCAGGTCTACTTGTATCGATACTCGAAGCCTTTGAAGAGCTCAATCTTAATGTTCTTGAGGCTAGGGTTTCTTGTACGGAGAGCTTTCGGCTGCAAGCAGTTGGAGGAGAA AGCGAAGATCAACAAGGGGAAACGATTGGTGCTCAAGTGGTCAAGCAAGCAGTGGTCCAATCCATCAAGAAATGGAGCGAGGGCAATGATAATTGA
- the LOC116195475 gene encoding pentatricopeptide repeat-containing protein At3g13880-like → MSFSLKSDIYQSLKLLELVSPASNNRSRGSIKLLRLPHTRISNGSVRIESANADAVRGNWNQYDQQELVDMLHRCAENRSLIAAKSVHGFVLRYYPCEVNLIVLLNHVAYAYSRCHDFRAARHVFDNMPERNVFSWTVMILGSIENGLFHDALGFFLEMHNQGVSPDKFAYSAIVQLCISLGSIELSEIVHSKIIRSGFASNTFIGTSLLSMYAKLGRMEESRRLFNSMAEQNEVSWNAIISGFTSNGFYSDAYDYFLRMKQGGLKPNAYTFISVLKAVGKLGDIDKGRQVHSHVSETGMDSNVSVGTALIDMYAKSGSISDARGVFEMNFMECRVNAPWNAMISAYSYCGLSREALELYVDMCQRSIESDIFTYCSVFNSIAASKNLRFAREVHGKVLTSRNSLTVTEVSNAIADAYAKCRSLEDVEKVFKVTEDKDLVSWTAMLTAYSQCSEEISALSFFSQMREEGFLPNEYTYSSMLAACSSLSFLEYGRQVHGLICKARMDNERCVESALIDMYAKCGSITDASRVFARIHMPDIVSWSSMISAYALHGLVENALRLFEAMEKLGIRPNSVTFLSVLFACSHGGLVEEGLSYFDAMRNDYGITPEMQHYACIVDLLGRVGHLDDAVGFIKKMPIEPDEMIWQSLLAACRVHGNIELGKVAAEKIVSVRPEDPATYVLLSNTYFQSGKLEDGRGLRDLMKGWGMKKEPGFSWISVNGRVHKFYARDQEHPQRDEIYAVLEELRVIMKLLDLT, encoded by the exons ATGAGCTTCTCGCTCAAGTCAGACATTTATCAGTCCCTGAAATTGCTCGAACTGGTTTCCCCTGCCTCCAACAACCGA TCCAGGGGCTCAATCAAATTGTTACGATTGCCCCATACCCGAATCTCTAACGGGTCTGTTAGAATCGAATCCGCGAATGCTGATGCTGTTCGTGGAAATTGGAACCAGTATGATCAACAAGAGCTTGTTGATATGTTGCATCGATGCGCAGAGAACAGGTCCCTCATTGCTGCAAAATCAGTGCATGGATTTGTGCTGAGATATTATCCTTGTGAGGTCAATTTAATTGTACTACTGAATCATGTTGCTTATGCGTACTCGAGGTGCCACGACTTCAGGGCTGCTCGTCACGTGTTTGATAATATGCCCGAGAGGAATGTGTTCTCATGGACAGTCATGATATTAGGATCAATAGAGAATGGCCTGTTTCATGATGCATTAGGATTCTTCCTCGAAATGCATAATCAAGGAGTCTCACCCGACAAATTCGCTTATTCTGCAATCGTCCAGTTGTGCATTAGTTTAGGTTCGATTGAACTGAGCGAAATCGTGCATTCCAAGATTATCAGATCAGGTTTTGCCTCTAATACTTTCATTGGCACGTCTCTCCTTAGCATGTATGCAAAGTTGGGAAGGATGGAGGAATCTCGTAGGTTATTCAACTCCATGGCAGAACAGAATGAGGTCTCCTGGAATGCGATAATATCAGGTTTTACGTCAAATGGTTTCTACTCCGATGCGTACGACTACTTCCTTAGAATGAAGCAAGGAGGGTTGAAGCCAAATGCTTACACATTTATAAGTGTCTTGAAAGCAGTTGGGAAGTTAGGTGACATTGATAAGGGGAGACAAGTGCACAGCCATGTTTCTGAAACAGGAATGGACTCTAATGTCTCTGTTGGAACTGCCCTGATTGATATGTATGCCAAATCTGGATCAATATCTGATGCAAGGGGTGTCtttgaaatgaatttcatGGAATGTCGAGTCAATGCTCCATGGAATGCGATGATATCGGCTTATTCCTATTGCGGTCTGAGCAGAGAAGCTCTGGAATTATATGTTGACATGTGCCAAAGGAGCATAGAATCTGATATTTTTACCTACTGCAGTGTTTTCAATTCTATTGCTGCTTCAAAAAACCTCAGATTCGCGAGGGAAGTTCACGGGAAGGTCTTGACATCAAGAAATAGTTTAACGGTCACAGAAGTCAGCAATGCTATTGCTGATGCATATGCAAAGTGCAGGTCCCTTGAAGATGTAGAGAAGGTTTTCAAGGTGACAGAGGATAAAGATCTGGTTTCATGGACAGCTATGCTGACTGCTTACTCTCAGTGTTCCGAGGAGATCAGCGCGCTCTCTTTTTTCTCACAGATGAGGGAAGAAGGTTTCCTGCCTAACGAGTACACCTATTCTTCTATGCTCGCAGCATGTTCAAgcctttcttttcttgaatACGGACGGCAGGTTCATGGGCTTATCTGCAAGGCAAGAATGGATAATGAAAGGTGCGTAGAGAGTGCCCTAATAGACATGTATGCTAAGTGCGGGAGTATTACTGATGCGAGTAGAGTTTTTGCAAGGATTCATATGCCGGATATTGTTTCTTGGAGTTCTATGATTTCAGCTTATGCCCTGCATGGATTAGTTGAAAATGCCCTCAGACTGTTTGAAGCAATGGAGAAGCTGGGGATTAGGCCCAATTCTGTTACTTTCTTGTCTGTTTTGTTTGCTTGTAGCCATGGGGGCCTTGTAGAAGAAGGGCTGAGCTATTTTGATGCAATGAGGAACGATTATGGTATTACACCAGAGATGCAGCACTACGCTTGTATAGTTGATCTTCTTGGCCGTGTGGGCCACCTTGATGATGCTGTTGGctttataaagaaaatgccTATTGAGCCTGATGAAATGATCTGGCAGAGTTTGCTTGCAGCCTGTAGGGTCCATGGAAATATCGAGCTGGGTAAAGTTGCAGCTGAGAAGATCGTCTCAGTTAGACCAGAGGATCCTGCTACTTATGTCCTACTATCTAATACATACTTTCAGAGTGGGAAGCTTGAAGATGGGCGCGGCCTTAGGGATCTGATGAAGGGTTGGGGCATGAAGAAGGAACCAGGATTTAGTTGGATTTCTGTGAATGGAAGAGTTCATAAATTCTACGCCAGAGATCAGGAGCATCCTCAGAGGGATGAGATTTATGCCGTATTAGAGGAGCTCAGAGTGATAATGAAGCTCTTGGACTTGACTTAA
- the LOC116195477 gene encoding uncharacterized protein LOC116195477 isoform X2, with protein sequence MRALAAQLHLCKRRPGHLQNRNFSSANGKEELSLEEDAERKIGWFLKLLFAGTATVVAYQFFPYLGDNLIQQSVSLLQVKDPLFKRMGASRLARFAVDDERRMKIVEMGGAQELVNMLANAKDDKTRKEALKALAALSCSEEAAGFLHRAGAVPLIRSTPDSLEEAEAEKYKSNLLKRFRELRYD encoded by the exons ATGCGGGCTCTAGCTGCACAACTC CACCTCTGCAAAAGAAGGCCCGGGCATTTACAAAATCGGAATTTCTCGTCAGCCAATGGGAAAG AGGAGCTTTCCCTTGAAGAGGATGCTGAGAGAAAGATAGGATGGTTCTTAAAGTTGTTATTTGCGGGGACTGCTACAGTTGTTGCTTACCAATTTTTCCCATATCTGG GAGATAATCTTATACAACAATCCGTTTCGCTTTTGCAAGTTAAGGATCCTCTGTTTAAAAGGATGGGAGCATCAAGATTAGCTCGTTTTGCAGTTGACG ATGAAAGACGGATGAAAATAGTGGAGATGGGTGGAGCTCAGGAGCTTGTGAATATGTTGGCTAATGCTAAAGACGACAAAACGAGGAAAGAAGCTTTGAAGGCACTTGCCGCTCTCTCCTGTTCAG AAGAAGCTGCTGGATTTCTCCACCGAGCCGGCGCGGTTCCCCTGATAAGGTCCACACCCGACTCACTCGAGGAGGCAGAAGCAGAGAAATACAAATCGAACTTGCTAAAGAGGTTTCGAGAGTTAAGATATGATTAA
- the LOC116196526 gene encoding uncharacterized protein LOC116196526 — MAPTGNGNGLNGEKEMEESDTSGRNLSVPFNISSSRKTLLTNETPQSHTGFQGALSTLPGRLNLLKFGSASAKFRQLAEERDKMSRSVASSNSHGIRERIIGVFSRKIDWGSLLKMSKQWIRDPMNLALFIWIVCVAVSGAILFLVMTGMLNKAIPKKSARNAWFEVNNQILNALFTLMCLYQHPKRFYHLVLLCRWKPEDISRLRKIYCKNGTYKPHEWAHMMVVVILLHINCFAQYALCGLNVGYKRSERPAFGVGICISVAIGAPAVAGLYTIISPLGKDYVSEFDEESQLEVSSTGQALRRKSLEKRYSFALREQDEQRIVETSPRWSGGILDFWNDISIAYLSLFCSCCVFGWNMERLRFGNMYVHIATFILFCMAPFWIFNLAAVNIDNEIVREVLSVAGILLCLFGLLYGGFWRIQMRKRYNLPPYKFCFGKPAAADCALWLCCCWCSLAQEVRTSNSYDIMEEKFCVKRVVENDKDKEGQAMSPLPREDQVKSGPSSPSPGRISMGYYSPEGKPAAGKEEAAVGGKDEPMSPPAPLVICKD; from the coding sequence ATGGCCCCCACTGGTAATGGGAATGGGCTGAATGGCGAAAAGGAAATGGAGGAATCGGATACCAGTGGAAGGAATCTTTCAGTTCCTTTTAATATATCATCATCTAGGAAAACACTGCTGACCAATGAGACCCCGCAATCTCACACGGGTTTCCAGGGTGCCTTGAGCACTCTTCCTGGCAGGTTAAACCTCCTGAAGTTTGGTTCTGCTTCCGCTAAATTCCGGCAGTTAGCGGAGGAACGCGACAAGATGTCACGTTCTGTGGCTTCCTCTAACAGCCACGGAATCAGAGAGCGTATTATTGGGGTATTCTCTCGGAAAATCGACTGGGGCTCACTCCTCAAGATGAGCAAGCAATGGATCCGAGACCCGATGAACCTGGCCCTCTTCATTTGGATTGTCTGCGTCGCTGTGTCGGGTGCGATACTTTTCCTTGTGATGACTGGGATGTTGAATAAGGCTATCCCCAAAAAGTCTGCGAGGAATGCGTGGTTTGAAGTTAATAACCAGATCCTCAATGCCCTTTTCACCCTCATGTGTCTATACCAACACCCAAAGAGGTTCTATCACCTCGTGCTTTTATGTAGATGGAAGCCTGAGGATATCTCGAGGCTGAGGAAGATCTACTGCAAGAATGGGACCTACAAGCCACATGAGTGGGCCCACATGATGGTGGTGGTGATCTTGCTACACATCAATTGTTTTGCCCAGTACGCGCTGTGCGGCCTCAATGTAGGGTACAAGAGGTCGGAACGACCAGCCTTTGGGGTTGGGATTTGTATCTCAGTTGCAATTGGGGCCCCTGCTGTTGCAGGCTTATACACCATCATCAGCCCGCTCGGGAAAGACTATGTTTCTGAATTTGACGAGGAGTCCCAACTAGAAGTTTCTTCCACTGGTCAGGCCCTAAGACGTAAATCCTTAGAGAAGAGGTATTCTTTTGCGTTGAGAGAGCAGGATGAGCAGAGGATCGTAGAGACTAGCCCAAGGTGGAGTGGAGGAATACTTGATTTCTGGAATGATATATCCATAGCCTACCTCTCTCTATTCTGTAGCTGCTGTGTCTTTGGATGGAATATGGAAAGGCTCAGGTTTGGGAACATGTATGTTCATATAGCTACTTTTATTCTGTTCTGTATGGCTCCCTTTTGGATATTCAACTTAGCAGCTGTTAATATAGACAACGAGATTGTTCGGGAAGTTCTGAGCGTGGCGGGAATTCTCCTATGCCTTTTTGGTCTTCTCTATGGTGGATTCTGGAGGATTCAAATGAGGAAGAGATATAATTTACCACCTTATAAGTTTTGTTTCGGTAAGCCTGCGGCAGCAGATTGCGCCCTCTGGCTTTGCTGCTGCTGGTGCTCCCTTGCCCAGGAAGTGAGGACAAGCAATTCGTATGATATCATGGAGGAGAAGTTCTGTGTCAAACGGGTGGTGGAGAATGATAAGGACAAGGAGGGCCAGGCAATGTCCCCTCTACCTCGCGAGGATCAAGTGAAGTCGGGGCCCAGCTCTCCGAGCCCAGGAAGAATCTCAATGGGGTATTATAGTCCAGAAGGAAAGCCCGCTGCAGGGAAAGAAGAGGCTGCTGTGGGAGGTAAGGACGAACCTATGAGCCCCCCTGCTCCATTAGTTATTTGTAAGGATTGA
- the LOC116195477 gene encoding uncharacterized protein LOC116195477 isoform X1 encodes MRALAAQLVSHLCKRRPGHLQNRNFSSANGKEELSLEEDAERKIGWFLKLLFAGTATVVAYQFFPYLGDNLIQQSVSLLQVKDPLFKRMGASRLARFAVDDERRMKIVEMGGAQELVNMLANAKDDKTRKEALKALAALSCSEEAAGFLHRAGAVPLIRSTPDSLEEAEAEKYKSNLLKRFRELRYD; translated from the exons ATGCGGGCTCTAGCTGCACAACTCGTCAGT CACCTCTGCAAAAGAAGGCCCGGGCATTTACAAAATCGGAATTTCTCGTCAGCCAATGGGAAAG AGGAGCTTTCCCTTGAAGAGGATGCTGAGAGAAAGATAGGATGGTTCTTAAAGTTGTTATTTGCGGGGACTGCTACAGTTGTTGCTTACCAATTTTTCCCATATCTGG GAGATAATCTTATACAACAATCCGTTTCGCTTTTGCAAGTTAAGGATCCTCTGTTTAAAAGGATGGGAGCATCAAGATTAGCTCGTTTTGCAGTTGACG ATGAAAGACGGATGAAAATAGTGGAGATGGGTGGAGCTCAGGAGCTTGTGAATATGTTGGCTAATGCTAAAGACGACAAAACGAGGAAAGAAGCTTTGAAGGCACTTGCCGCTCTCTCCTGTTCAG AAGAAGCTGCTGGATTTCTCCACCGAGCCGGCGCGGTTCCCCTGATAAGGTCCACACCCGACTCACTCGAGGAGGCAGAAGCAGAGAAATACAAATCGAACTTGCTAAAGAGGTTTCGAGAGTTAAGATATGATTAA
- the LOC116197805 gene encoding alpha-soluble NSF attachment protein 2, with protein MGDQLARGEDYEKKAEKKLNSWSFLGSKYEDAADLFDKSANCFKLAKAWDRAGSTYIKLADCHLKSQSRHEAASSYVDAANCYKKTSPKEAISCLEQAVNLFMENGRLNMAARYYKEIGELYESEQNIQGAIDNFERAAELFESEEVTTSANQCRQKVAQFAAQLEQYQKAIEIYEAVARHSLNSNLLKYGVKGHLLNAGICQLCKGDVVAISNALDRYQELDPTFSGTRECRLLKDIAAAIDEEDVVKFTDVVKEFDSMTPLDSWKTTLLLRVKEKLKAKELEEDDLT; from the exons ATGGGGGATCAGCTCGCGAGGGGAGAGGACTACGAGAAGAAAGCCGAGAAGAAGCTCAATAGCTGGAGCTTTCTAGGGTCCAAGTACGAGGACGCCGCCGATCTGTTCGACAAATCCGCCAATTGCTTCAAGCTCGCCAAAGCCT GGGATAGAGCTGGGTCGACATATATCAAGTTGGCTGATTGTCATTTGAAG AGCCAAAGCAGGCATGAAGCTGCTTCATCTTACGTTGATGCTGCCAATTGCTACAAGAAAACATCACCCAAGG AGGCAATATCTTGCTTGGAGCAGGCTGTGAACCTTTTTATGGAGAATGGAAGACTCAATATGGCTGCGAGATATTACAAG GAAATTGGCGAATTATATGAGTCTGAGCAGAACATTCAAGGGGCCATTGACAACTTTGAAAGAGCAGCTGAGCTTTTTGAAAGTGAGGAAGTAACTACTTCGGCCAATCAGTGCAGGCAGAAGGTTGCTCAGTTTGCAGCACAGCTAGAGCA GTATCAGAAGGCTATTGAGATATACGAGGCCGTAGCACGGCATTCCCTTAACAGTAACTTGCTGAAGTACGGAGTCAAAGGGCATTTGCTGAATGCTGGCATTTGTCAGCTCTGCAAGGGCGATGTTGTTGCGATTTCAAATGCATTGGACCGTTACCAG GAACTTGACCCAACGTTTTCAGGAACACGTGAATGCAGATTGTTAAAG GATATTGCTGCTGCCATCGACGAGGAAGATGTCGTGAAGTTCACCGATGTTGTGAAGGAATTTGATAGCATGACTCCACTG GATTCTTGGAAGACGACCCTTCTCCTGAGGGTGAAGGAGAAGCTGAAGGCCAAGGAATTGGAGGAAGATGATCTCACCTAA
- the LOC116195477 gene encoding uncharacterized protein LOC116195477 isoform X4 gives MRALAAQLHLCKRRPGHLQNRNFSSANGKAIASKLLTEGTIFEFLPGDNLIQQSVSLLQVKDPLFKRMGASRLARFAVDDERRMKIVEMGGAQELVNMLANAKDDKTRKEALKALAALSCSEEAAGFLHRAGAVPLIRSTPDSLEEAEAEKYKSNLLKRFRELRYD, from the exons ATGCGGGCTCTAGCTGCACAACTC CACCTCTGCAAAAGAAGGCCCGGGCATTTACAAAATCGGAATTTCTCGTCAGCCAATGGGAAAG CTATTGCTTCAAAGCTCTTGACTGAAGGAacaatttttgaatttcttccAGGAGATAATCTTATACAACAATCCGTTTCGCTTTTGCAAGTTAAGGATCCTCTGTTTAAAAGGATGGGAGCATCAAGATTAGCTCGTTTTGCAGTTGACG ATGAAAGACGGATGAAAATAGTGGAGATGGGTGGAGCTCAGGAGCTTGTGAATATGTTGGCTAATGCTAAAGACGACAAAACGAGGAAAGAAGCTTTGAAGGCACTTGCCGCTCTCTCCTGTTCAG AAGAAGCTGCTGGATTTCTCCACCGAGCCGGCGCGGTTCCCCTGATAAGGTCCACACCCGACTCACTCGAGGAGGCAGAAGCAGAGAAATACAAATCGAACTTGCTAAAGAGGTTTCGAGAGTTAAGATATGATTAA
- the LOC116195477 gene encoding uncharacterized protein LOC116195477 isoform X3: MRALAAQLVSHLCKRRPGHLQNRNFSSANGKAIASKLLTEGTIFEFLPGDNLIQQSVSLLQVKDPLFKRMGASRLARFAVDDERRMKIVEMGGAQELVNMLANAKDDKTRKEALKALAALSCSEEAAGFLHRAGAVPLIRSTPDSLEEAEAEKYKSNLLKRFRELRYD; encoded by the exons ATGCGGGCTCTAGCTGCACAACTCGTCAGT CACCTCTGCAAAAGAAGGCCCGGGCATTTACAAAATCGGAATTTCTCGTCAGCCAATGGGAAAG CTATTGCTTCAAAGCTCTTGACTGAAGGAacaatttttgaatttcttccAGGAGATAATCTTATACAACAATCCGTTTCGCTTTTGCAAGTTAAGGATCCTCTGTTTAAAAGGATGGGAGCATCAAGATTAGCTCGTTTTGCAGTTGACG ATGAAAGACGGATGAAAATAGTGGAGATGGGTGGAGCTCAGGAGCTTGTGAATATGTTGGCTAATGCTAAAGACGACAAAACGAGGAAAGAAGCTTTGAAGGCACTTGCCGCTCTCTCCTGTTCAG AAGAAGCTGCTGGATTTCTCCACCGAGCCGGCGCGGTTCCCCTGATAAGGTCCACACCCGACTCACTCGAGGAGGCAGAAGCAGAGAAATACAAATCGAACTTGCTAAAGAGGTTTCGAGAGTTAAGATATGATTAA
- the LOC116195476 gene encoding amino acid transporter AVT6C: protein MSPAAEAQAPLLPSDTKHAAAAADERPASVSGAVFNVSTSIIGAGIMSIPATLKVLGVVPAFVLIVVIAWLADVSVGFLMRFTHAGQSVTYSGVMRESFGAAGSVAVQAAVMITNLGCLIIYLIILGDVLSGSKPDDGSVHMGVLQEWFGSHWWNTREFALLFILVFVLLPLVLFRRVESLKFSSAVSVLLAVVFVGISSALAILALIEGKTNSMRLLPELEDKSSFFNLFTAVPVIVTAFTFHFNVHPIGFELGKPSDMILATKISLVLCAAIFFAIGIFGYLLFGDSIMPDILVNFDRSSGSGTFSSFLNDTVRLSYALHLMLVFPLLNFSLRSNIDEFLFPKKPLLATDSTRFISITIVLLVITYLAAIAFPNIWYFFQFMGSTTAVCLAFIFPAAIVLRDVHGISTMNDRIIAAIMIGLAVVTSTIAISKNIYSMSENTT, encoded by the exons ATGTCGCCGGCGGCTGAGGCGCAAGCGCCGCTCCTTCCCTCGGATACGAAGCATGCTGCTGCCGCGGCCGACGAGAGGCCCGCGTCAGTCTCCGGCGCGGTGTTCAATGTGTCGACGAGCATAATCGGCGCGGGGATCATGTCAATACCGGCTACGCTGAAGGTGCTGGGCGTGGTCCCGGCGTTTGTGCTGATAGTGGTGATCGCGTGGCTCGCCGATGTGTCAGTGGGGTTCCTGATGAGGTTCACTCATGCGGGGCAGTCGGTCACGTACTCAGGCGTCATGAGGGAGTCGTTTGGGGCGGCAGGTTCGGTGGCCGTGCAAGCGGCCGTCATGATCACCAACCTCGGCTGCCTGATCATTTACCTGATAATTCTTG GTGACGTGTTATCGGGAAGTAAGCCGGATGACGGATCGGTCCACATGGGGGTTCTGCAGGAATGGTTCGGGTCACACTGGTGGAACACGCGCGAGTTCGCCCTCCTCTTCATCCTAGTCTTCGTCTTGCTTCCGTTAGTTCTTTTTCGCCGCGTAG AGTCTCTGAAGTTCAGTTCCGCTGTGTCGGTGCTTCTGGCGGTGGTGTTCGTCGGAATCAGCTCGGCTCTGGCAATATTGGCTCTCATAGAAGGGAAGACGAACAGCATGAGATTGCTGCCGGAATTGGAGGACAAATCTTCCTTCTTCAACCTCTTCACCGCTGTTCCAGTCATAGTAACGGCCTTCACGTTCCATTTTAATG TCCACCCAATCGGTTTTGAGCTAGGGAAGCCCTCCGATATGATTTTGGCGACGAAAATATCGCTCGTACTCTGCGCTGCTATCTTCTTCGCAATAGGAATCTTCGGATACCTTCTTTTCGGAGACTCGATCATGCCCGACATCTTGGTCAATTTCGACCGAAGCTCAGGATCAGGAACCTTCAGCTCCTTCCTGAACGACACAGTCCGGCTTAGCTACGCCCTGCACCTGATGCTCGTCTTCCCTCTCCTGAACTTCTCCCTCAGGTCGAACATAGACGAGTTCCTCTTCCCTAAGAAGCCTCTCCTGGCAACAGACTCGACTCGGTTCATCTCCATCACGATAGTTCTACTAGTTATAACTTACCTTGCAGCAATCGCATTCCCGAACATTTGGTACTTCTTCCAGTTCATGGGATCAACTACTGCCGTGTGCCTCGCATTCATCTTCCCCGCCGCCATCGTGCTGAG GGATGTTCATGGGATATCGACAATGAACGACAGGATCATTGCAGCGATCATGATAGGATTAGCTGTAGTAACAAGTACAATCGCAATCTCGAAGAACATATACAGTATGTCAGAGAACACTACATAA